The proteins below come from a single Corylus avellana chromosome ca3, CavTom2PMs-1.0 genomic window:
- the LOC132175559 gene encoding fimbrin-1-like — MSSFVGVLVSDQWLQSQFTQVELLSLKNKFIAVKKQNGIVTVGDLPPLMVKLKPFKEFTEEEIRGILGESGSVLSEETDFEAFLRAYLNLQGRATLKLGSSKNSSSFLKAAITTLLHTISQSEKVSYVAHINSYLGDDPFLQQYLPLDPATNDLFDLAKDGVLLCKLINVAVPGTIDERAINTKRVLNPWERNENHTLCLNSAKAIGCTVVNIGTQDLVEGRPHLVLGLISQIIKIQLLADLNLKKTPQLVELVDDSNDVEELLSLPPDKVLLKWMNFHLQKAGYKKPVTNFSSDLKDGEAYAYLLNVLAPEHCSPSTLDTKDPNERAKLVLDHAERMNCKRYLAPNDIVEGSSNLNLGFVAQIFHQRNGLSTDSKKISYAEMMTDDVQTSRDERCFRLWINSLGLATYVNNVFEDVRNGWLLLEVLDKVSPGSVNWKQASKPPIKMPFRKVENCNQVIKIGKQMKFSLVNLAGNDIVQGNKKLILAFLWQLMRFNMLQLLKNLRSHSQGKELTDADIINWANNKVKSTGRASQIRSFKDKSLSNGIFFLELLSAVEPRVVNWNLVTKGESDEEKRLNATYSISVARKLGCSIFLLPEDIMEVNQKMLLILTASIMYWSLQKAAEEADSYPSPADGSSCSTITDASPAPSISGEDEISSLCGEVSNFSIDDAASDTTVSSLVENDMASVGE, encoded by the exons ATGTCGAGTTTTGTGGGTGTTTTGGTTTCCGATCAATGGCTTCAAAGCCAGTTCACACAGGTCGAGCTTCTCAGCCTCAAAAAcaaa TTTATTGCAGTGAAGAAACAGAATGGTATAGTTACAGTTGGAGATTTGCCGCCTTTGATGGTGAAGCTAAAGCCATTTAAGGAGTTCACTGAGGAGGAGATTAGGGGGATTTTGGGCGAATCGGGTTCTGTTTTGAGTGAAGAGACGGATTTTGAAGCATTCCTTAGG GCATATTTGAATTTGCAAGGTCGAGCTACATTAAAATTGGGTAGTTCAAAAAACTCTTCGTCATTCCTTAAGGCTGCCATAACTACTCTCCTTCACACAATCAGTCAATCAGAGAAAGTATCATACGTTGCTCACATAAACAGCTATCTTGGGGATGATCCATTTCTACAGCAATATCTTCCATTAGATCCAGCTACAAATGATCTATTTGATCTTGCAAAAGACGGGGTCCTTCTATG TAAGCTTATCAATGTTGCTGTGCCTGGCACAATAGATGAGCGGGCTATCAACACCAAAAGGGTACTCAACCCGTGGGAGAGAAATGAGAACCATACTCTTTGCCTCAACTCTGCAAAGGCCATTGGCTGCACAGTAGTGAACATTGGCACACAAGACTTGGTTGAAGGAAGA CCTCATTTGGTATTAGGTTTGATATCCCAAATTATAAAG ATACAACTGTTGGCAGATCTCAACCTTAAGAAGACACCTCAGCTTGTGGAACTGGTGGATGACAGCAAT GATGTTGAAGAGCTTTTGAGTTTACCCCCTGACAAGGTTTTATTGAAATGGATGAATTTCCATCTTCAGAAAGCAGGTTATAAGAAACCTGTTACAAATTTTTCTTCTGATTTGAAG GATGGAGAGGCTTATGCTTACCTGTTAAATGTTCTGGCTCCAGAACACTGCAGTCCATCCACATTGGATACCAAGGATCCCAATGAAAGAGCGAAACTGGTACTTGATCATGCAGAGAGAATGAATTGCAAAAGATACTTGGCTCCAAATGACATTGTTGAGGGCTCATCAAATTTAAATCTTGGATTTGTGGCACAAATTTTTCATCAAAG GAATGGCCTCTCAACAGACAGCAAAAAGATTTCCTATGCTGAGATGATGACAGATGATGTACAAACTTCTAGAGATGAAAGATGCTTTCGGCTGTGGATCAACAGTCTTGGACTTGCTACTTATGTCAATAATGTGTTTGAGGATGTCAGAAATGG ATGGTTACTTCTAGAAGTTCTTGACAAGGTTTCTCCTGGATCAGTTAACTGGAAGCAGGCATCAAAGCCTCCAATTAAGATGCCATTTAGAAAAGTAGAGAACTGCAATCAAGTTATAAAGATTGGGAAGCAGATGAAATTTTCACTAGTGAATTTAGCTGGAAATGATATtgtacaaggaaataaaaagctCATACTTG CCTTCCTGTGGCAGTTGATGAGGTTTAATATGCTTCAACTTTTGAAGAACTTAAGATCTCATTCCCAAGGAAAGGAGTTGACAGATGCTGATATAATAAATTGGGCAAACAACAAAGTTAAAAGCACAGGCAGAGCTTCTCAAATACGGAGTTTTAAG GATAAGAGCTTGTCAAATGGAATATTCTTCCTTGAGCTTCTTAGTGCGGTGGAGCCTAGGGTTGTCAATTGGAACCTTGTTACCAAGGGAGAAAGTG ATGAAGAAAAGAGGTTGAATGCCACATATAGCATCAGTGTTGCACGAAAACTTGGTTGTTCCATTTTCTTGTTGCCTGAGGACATCATGGAG GTGAACCAGAAGATGCTTCTCATCCTTACGGCTAGTATCATGTACTGGAGCCTGCAAAAAGCAGCTGAAGAGGCTGATTCTTATCCATCCCCTGCTGATGGGTCTTCTTGTTCGACTATCACCGATGCATCCCCGGCTCCATCAATTAGCGGCGAGGATGAAATCTCCTCCCTTTGTGGTGAAGTTTCAAACTTTAGTATCGATGATGCTGCCTCTGACACTACTGTCTCCTCACTGGTTGAGAACGACATGGCTTCTGTGGGAGAATAA